GACGGTATCCTCTGCTACTCGGGCCTGGGAGTTTCTGCTTAACCGGGGTGCCGATCGTCATTCCTTGATTATCAATATTGGCGGAGGAATGCTTACCGACCTCGGTGGATTTGTCGCAAGCACGTTCATGCGCGGAGTTGATTTCTGGAATGTTCCTACGACTCTTTTAGCTCAGGTAGATGCGAGTGTCGGAGGAAAGACGGGAGTAAACCTCCTTGGCACAAAAAATATTGTCGGGACGTTTGCTCAGCCCAAGAAGGTATTTATTGATACCGGTTTTTTAGAGACGCTTCCAGAACGAGAATTTCGCTCGGGGATATCAGAGATCGTAAAACACGGACTGATTCAAGATGCAGACTATTTTTTGCGCTCTGTTCGCTATTTCTCTCATAGTGAGCGTCGCGCAGATATACTTGAAGAGATTATTGCGAAATCTTGTGAAATTAAGCGTGATATTGTTGTTCATGACGAAACGGAGGGCTGCCTTCGTAAAATATTAAACTTTGGACATACCTTTGGACATGCTTTTGAGGCGGTTTCTCATCGAGGAGACGCTCCACTTCTTCATGGAGAAGCGATTTCCCTCGGAATGTTGGGTGAGATATATTTGGCAGAGGAGCTTAATTTGATCGATCAAGGAGTAAGTGAACGTGTAAGTGAAGCACTACAGTCAGTCGGATTACCTATTGTATTGCCGCAAACATATTCGGCTGAAGCAGTTGAGGAGCTTCTGAAGCAAGATAAGAAGAATGAAGACGGAGAGGTTCTCTGGAGTCTGATCACAGCAGTGGGGAACTGTCGTCCAAATCAAAAAGCTGATGGGGATAGAGTTCGCGCCGCATACAATCGCCTTCTTCCATCACAGGCATAAACAATGAGCTGTCTCCCACTGATGTTTGGTAGTTCTGTCTAAGAACAAGAGATTTTGGGGGCAGAGTATACTTCGAAGAAAATATCGGGTTTGTCTTTAGACTCATGAAGAACGCTTCGAACAATCAACGGCAGTTTGTCTTCTGACCCCCGATAATGTGTCGAAAAAGAGCCGCAGTGCTGGTATCCTGCAGTGATTGCTTCGATAATTAAGGAGTCGTCTTTGTGCAGGATTAAAAAAACATCTTCTGACTTGGTATGCTGCCTGCCAGCTTGTAGCAGGCGTTGCCTTATGGAGTCTGAGTCTCCACACATGGTTACGATGCGGTCCGCGCCCATAAAGTCATGGTCCAGTATGATGACTCCAACAAGCTGGCGATGCTTTCTAATAACATGGCACCTTCCCTGGGCGAGACAAAAAGCTAACTTTCTGAGCAACTTCAGGTTGATATCTCCCTGAGCTCTCTTCAGATATTGGGAAATGGCACTCAAATCCTGTGGATCAGCAACCGTGATACTCATGTTGTGATTATACCTTTCAAATACGAATCCTGATATAACAGTACTGTTTTCAGTTCTAAGTAAAGATAAGTATGAGAGACAACATCCTTACGTTATTTCCACCAAAAGAGCCGTTTCAACACTCGTTGAATCTCTCTGGTTCAAAGAGTTTCATGAATAGAGCACTTATTCTTGGTGCGCTTTCTGAGACCCCTGTTCTTTTAAAAAATCCCTCGAGAAGCGAGGACTCGCTGACACTATTAGAATTGTTAAAACAATTTGGTGTGACGAGTCGGTGGCGTGAGCAGGGGGCCCTAGAAATCTCTCGAAATCGTTCTCAAGTTCCAGTGGATGTAACCCTGGATGTCGGTGCTGGGGGTACCGTAATGAGGTTTATGACAGCATTTGCAGCTTCATGTGAAGGAGCAGAGATAATTCTTTGCGGAAGTGAACGAATGCATGAGCGTCCCATTGGGCCACTTGTTGAGGCACTAAGAACTCTTGGAGCAGATATTGACTATCTCGGAACGGAGGGGTGCCCACCGCTTCGTATTCGTGGAAAAACATTAAAAGGTGGAGAGGTTCAAGTTGATGGGAGTCTTAGTAGTCAGTTCTTAACGGCCTTACTACTAACGGGAGCTACTTTTGAGAACGGCATTACGATTATGCCCCAAGGAGAGCTTGTCTCACGGTCGTATTTGAGTATGACGATTCAGACCATTAGGGCTTTTAATGGAGATGTCGCATTCGGAGACGCTGACCGGATTATGGTGTCCCCTGGAAGATTGAATTGTTCAGAATATCTTGTGGAAGGAGATGCATCGGGTGCGTCGTATTTTTGGGCCCTAGCAGCTATTTCGGGGGGATCGATTAGCGTCGGTCCGTTTCCGGAGGATTCTCGACAAGGAGATCTTGAATTTCTGAAAAATCTTGAGTGGATGGGATGTTCGGTTGAAAGAGATTTAACCAACTCTTCTTTCATTGTAAAAGGGCCTGCTGGAAGATTACGTCCGCTAGAAGCTGATATGGTTAATTTGCCAGACTCGGCCCAAACGCTCGCAGTCCTTACCGCAGTAGCGGATGGCGTCTCAATCTTAAAAGGCTTGAAGACATTACGAGTGAAAGAAACTGATCGAATTGCTGCGTTAGAGCAAGAGCTTCGTCGAGTCGGAGTCAGAAGCGAGTCAACCGATGATACGTTGGTGATTCATGGCATTTCGCCGAGCGCACTAAGAAAAGCCGCTATCAGGACCTATGATGATCATCGTATGGCTATGTCATTTTCAGTTCTTGGGGCGATTCTTCCAGGGCTCCAAATCGAGAATCCGAGTGTCGTAGCAAAGTCATTCCCAGACTTTTGGACAAGACTTTTTGCGATTGGGCTGGATGAGCTATGAAAATTGTCCTTTTAGGATTTATGGGAAGTGGAAAGACCACAGCAGCCTCTGTGCTTCGCAAGATGACGGATTACTCTCTTATTGAAACTGATGCATTGGTTCTTGCTGAAACAGATTGTAAGTCCATTTCTGAAATATTCGACCGTCACGGAGAGGCTTCCTTCCGTGAGTTAGAGACAGCAGCCTTGAGCAAGGCTCTTCAGCAAGAAGACGTCATTATCTCCTGCGGTGGAGGAATTCTTGAATCGTCACATAATAGACGCCTGTTCGATGAAACAACTCTATATGGAGCAGGGAATATATGTATGGTGTATCTCGATACCTCCTTTGAAACGATTGAAATGCGTCTTCAGGGAGATACAAGTCGGCCGCTTTTTCGTTCAAGAGATGACGCTCATAGCCTTTACAGTAAGCGTCTCTCGCAATACCAACATGCTGCCGATCTCGTGATACCAACCGATGAGTTGTCCCCAGAAGAGGTCGGGCGGCTCATGAATCAGCTGCTTTTTGATGTACCCTCTGTTGGGCAGAGAGAAGAACAGATGAGAATCTGGATGGTGATCGGAGACCCGGTAGGACACTCCCGTTCTCCACGGCTTCATGGTGCCCTTTTTCGCGATATGGAGATGAAAAATCATCAATTTGTTTCGTTTCGTGTAAGAGATATCCAATCTTTCTTTGAATCATTTCGCTCGAACAAGGCTCTTCAGGGCTTAGCGATTACCGTTCCTCTGAAAGAGAGAGTAATGCCTTATCTTGATGAGATCTCAGAGAGTGCTGGCATCATTGGAGCCGTAAATACCGTCGTTAAAGCAGAAGGAAAGTTGTGTGGGCACAATACCGACTGGATAGGTATTCAGGAGCCTTTGCTCAA
The bacterium DNA segment above includes these coding regions:
- the aroB gene encoding 3-dehydroquinate synthase; this encodes MRTVPVQIPGRAEYLIEIGSEGLARLESLVDGSQYKKVFVFTETIVEQLWIEGLSGPLATMPRFIFPSGEMAKTVSSATRAWEFLLNRGADRHSLIINIGGGMLTDLGGFVASTFMRGVDFWNVPTTLLAQVDASVGGKTGVNLLGTKNIVGTFAQPKKVFIDTGFLETLPEREFRSGISEIVKHGLIQDADYFLRSVRYFSHSERRADILEEIIAKSCEIKRDIVVHDETEGCLRKILNFGHTFGHAFEAVSHRGDAPLLHGEAISLGMLGEIYLAEELNLIDQGVSERVSEALQSVGLPIVLPQTYSAEAVEELLKQDKKNEDGEVLWSLITAVGNCRPNQKADGDRVRAAYNRLLPSQA
- the aroA gene encoding 3-phosphoshikimate 1-carboxyvinyltransferase; the encoded protein is MRDNILTLFPPKEPFQHSLNLSGSKSFMNRALILGALSETPVLLKNPSRSEDSLTLLELLKQFGVTSRWREQGALEISRNRSQVPVDVTLDVGAGGTVMRFMTAFAASCEGAEIILCGSERMHERPIGPLVEALRTLGADIDYLGTEGCPPLRIRGKTLKGGEVQVDGSLSSQFLTALLLTGATFENGITIMPQGELVSRSYLSMTIQTIRAFNGDVAFGDADRIMVSPGRLNCSEYLVEGDASGASYFWALAAISGGSISVGPFPEDSRQGDLEFLKNLEWMGCSVERDLTNSSFIVKGPAGRLRPLEADMVNLPDSAQTLAVLTAVADGVSILKGLKTLRVKETDRIAALEQELRRVGVRSESTDDTLVIHGISPSALRKAAIRTYDDHRMAMSFSVLGAILPGLQIENPSVVAKSFPDFWTRLFAIGLDEL
- the aroE gene encoding shikimate dehydrogenase, translated to MKIVLLGFMGSGKTTAASVLRKMTDYSLIETDALVLAETDCKSISEIFDRHGEASFRELETAALSKALQQEDVIISCGGGILESSHNRRLFDETTLYGAGNICMVYLDTSFETIEMRLQGDTSRPLFRSRDDAHSLYSKRLSQYQHAADLVIPTDELSPEEVGRLMNQLLFDVPSVGQREEQMRIWMVIGDPVGHSRSPRLHGALFRDMEMKNHQFVSFRVRDIQSFFESFRSNKALQGLAITVPLKERVMPYLDEISESAGIIGAVNTVVKAEGKLCGHNTDWIGIQEPLLKRGALHGKRVAIVGAGGTARAALFAVKDRAEDVTIINRTLNRATSLAAEFQVSAAALSDIESLGEFDTIIQTTSAELFAQGRSLFDSSAFRSEMVVLDAVYVPEWTPFLLSAQKAGAICITGREMFLAQAAAQFQYHHGREVPAALLSGKAENSAFCEAR